In Candidatus Desulforudis audaxviator MP104C, a genomic segment contains:
- a CDS encoding Na/Pi cotransporter family protein, which produces MWLTVIFGLLGGMGLLLYGMYVLREGLQKIAGHKLRNILSSLTQNRFVGLSVGAAVTILFQSSTATTVLLVGLASAGVMSLRQTLPVILGADIGTTVTAQLIALKVTEISLPIVGLGATIIFFTKRDRYRRIGQVLLGFGLLFLGLKVMGDAMYPLRDEPFFVSLLATMSDFPLLAILAAALFTFLIHSSAAAVGIIMLMAIQDLVTLKAAIYLLFGANIGTSFTAVLSSLGSSREAQRVAIAHLLFKVAGVLLFLPFVNQFAHLMVLITGSTAGQVANVHTFFNLTIALLFLPFTGQFAAFLNRIRPDEETCALDMRPKYLDQEIIISSPSLALGLATREIVRVFDLVHNMTSNANQVFEKNDRDLLDTILYTEEKVDNLSRATKTYLANVLRQPLSRQEFGRAMGLIHIITDLEHIGDIIEKSIAHLAECKIYGGCDFSESGWEELTIMHQRVCNLMEKTQTALVTGNANLARLAVQLQPKIVSMERSLRQFHIHRLRIGVQKSEATSSIHLDLINAYLRISEHVRNIALAIAEEVLGEVATEESAAGVSDQVADS; this is translated from the coding sequence GTGTGGCTCACGGTGATTTTCGGCTTGCTGGGCGGCATGGGGCTATTGCTTTACGGCATGTACGTGCTGCGTGAAGGTTTGCAGAAGATCGCCGGCCACAAACTGCGGAACATCCTGAGCTCCCTGACCCAGAACCGGTTCGTCGGCCTCTCCGTCGGGGCAGCCGTAACCATCCTGTTTCAGAGCAGCACGGCCACCACTGTGCTCCTGGTCGGCTTGGCGAGCGCCGGGGTCATGTCGCTCAGACAAACCCTGCCGGTAATCCTGGGCGCCGATATCGGCACGACGGTAACCGCCCAACTGATCGCCCTCAAGGTGACCGAAATCTCCCTCCCGATCGTGGGCCTGGGTGCCACCATCATTTTCTTCACCAAGCGTGACCGCTACCGGAGAATCGGCCAGGTGCTCCTGGGCTTCGGCCTTCTGTTCCTCGGCCTCAAGGTGATGGGCGACGCGATGTACCCCTTGCGCGATGAGCCCTTTTTTGTCAGTCTTCTGGCCACCATGAGCGACTTCCCCCTCCTGGCCATCCTCGCCGCTGCGCTCTTCACCTTCCTGATCCACAGCAGCGCCGCTGCAGTCGGTATCATCATGCTTATGGCCATACAGGATCTGGTCACCCTAAAAGCCGCCATCTACCTCCTGTTCGGAGCCAACATCGGCACCTCCTTCACCGCGGTGCTGTCCAGCCTGGGCTCGTCAAGAGAGGCACAGCGGGTGGCCATCGCCCACCTCCTGTTCAAAGTGGCGGGTGTGCTCCTGTTCCTGCCGTTCGTGAACCAGTTCGCCCACCTGATGGTGCTCATCACGGGCTCCACTGCCGGTCAGGTGGCAAACGTGCACACCTTCTTCAACCTGACGATCGCACTCCTGTTCCTGCCCTTCACCGGGCAGTTCGCCGCCTTTTTGAACCGGATCCGCCCCGACGAGGAGACCTGCGCCCTGGACATGCGGCCCAAGTACCTTGACCAGGAAATCATCATCTCCAGCCCGTCGCTCGCCCTTGGGCTGGCCACCCGCGAGATCGTCCGGGTGTTCGACCTGGTGCACAACATGACCTCGAACGCCAACCAGGTATTCGAGAAAAACGACCGGGATCTTCTGGACACCATCCTTTACACCGAAGAGAAGGTCGACAACCTGTCCCGGGCGACCAAGACCTACCTGGCCAACGTGCTGCGCCAGCCGCTCTCCCGGCAGGAGTTCGGCCGGGCTATGGGCTTGATTCACATCATCACCGACCTGGAACACATCGGCGACATCATCGAAAAGAGCATCGCCCACCTGGCCGAGTGCAAGATATACGGAGGCTGTGACTTCTCGGAGTCGGGCTGGGAAGAACTGACGATCATGCACCAGCGGGTGTGCAACCTGATGGAGAAGACCCAGACCGCGCTGGTCACGGGCAACGCCAACCTGGCCCGGCTGGCGGTGCAACTGCAGCCCAAGATCGTGTCTATGGAACGGAGCCTGCGGCAGTTCCACATCCATCGGCTCCGGATCGGGGTGCAGAAGTCCGAGGCCACAAGCTCCATACACCTGGACCTGATCAACGCCTACCTGCGCATCAGCGAACACGTACGGAATATTGCGCTGGCCATCGCAGAAGAGGTGCTCGGGGAAGTGGCGACGGAGGAGAGCGCGGCGGGCGTGTCCGACCAGGTCGCGGATTCCTAA
- a CDS encoding tetraprenyl-beta-curcumene synthase family protein, with product MSVARKLPAQMAFIGRFLTLVLPDVDRELARWQAKISECPESELARQAASSIRLKRFHAQGGSVFALTAGGYRRDLVRLIVALQTISDYLDNLCDRAGCYDRHAFRMLHEAFLCAVDDEREVPDFYQLYPFGGDGGYLRSLVEVCRGVTADLPAYRLVRDDVLRLAELYCDLQVYKHTELWAREPLLISWFNRHRGRYPGIEWWEFAAAAGSTLGIFGLLASATRPELERREVNALVKAYFPYVCGLHILLDYFIDQEEDRQGGDLNFCFYYPDPETCGRRLRHFLAESLERVSRLKRPLFHRTVVKGLLALYLSDPKVRRQGLEPVSRMLFAGAGTDARLMHRVCRALRRVGVV from the coding sequence GTGTCGGTAGCCCGGAAATTACCAGCGCAAATGGCATTCATCGGCCGTTTTCTGACCTTGGTGCTCCCCGACGTGGACCGCGAACTCGCCCGCTGGCAGGCTAAGATCAGCGAGTGCCCCGAAAGCGAACTGGCCCGGCAGGCGGCCTCCAGCATACGCCTGAAGCGTTTTCACGCCCAGGGAGGGAGCGTTTTTGCCCTTACGGCCGGTGGATACCGGCGGGACCTGGTCCGGCTGATTGTCGCCCTGCAGACCATCAGTGACTACCTGGACAATCTCTGCGACCGGGCCGGCTGTTACGACCGGCACGCCTTCCGCATGCTCCACGAAGCCTTCCTGTGTGCCGTTGACGACGAGCGGGAGGTCCCGGACTTTTACCAACTCTACCCCTTCGGCGGAGACGGTGGTTACCTGCGTTCCCTGGTGGAGGTATGCCGCGGGGTGACGGCTGACCTGCCTGCCTACCGGCTGGTCCGGGATGACGTGCTCAGGCTGGCCGAACTATACTGCGACCTGCAGGTGTACAAGCACACTGAACTCTGGGCGCGGGAGCCGCTGCTGATTTCCTGGTTCAACCGCCACCGCGGTCGTTACCCGGGCATTGAATGGTGGGAATTCGCGGCCGCCGCCGGGTCCACGCTGGGCATTTTCGGCCTCCTGGCGTCCGCCACCCGGCCGGAACTTGAGCGGCGGGAGGTGAACGCCCTGGTTAAGGCCTACTTTCCGTACGTGTGCGGCCTGCACATCCTGCTGGACTACTTCATCGACCAGGAGGAGGACCGGCAGGGCGGGGACCTGAACTTCTGCTTTTACTACCCCGATCCCGAGACGTGCGGCCGCCGTCTGCGGCATTTCCTGGCTGAGAGCCTGGAACGGGTGTCAAGGTTGAAGCGGCCGCTTTTCCACCGCACGGTGGTAAAAGGTCTGCTGGCGCTCTACCTCTCCGACCCGAAGGTGCGCCGGCAGGGTTTAGAGCCCGTATCCAGAATGCTGTTCGCCGGCGCCGGGACGGACGCCCGGTTGATGCACCGTGTGTGCCGGGCCTTGCGCCGGGTCGGCGTGGTTTAG
- the feoB gene encoding ferrous iron transport protein B — protein sequence MRDPQVREEAHASGRRHSLSIALAGNPNIGKSTLFNELTGLRQYVGNWPGKTVARAEGFRRYRNEYLRLVDLPGTYSLLSTSQDEVIAREYLLSGEADAVIAMVDATNLERTLYFVLQCLEIHDRVLVAVNMIDAAEQGGLIIDTAGLSRLLGVPVVATAAARRRGLDELVLRAVDLARGHHPPPRRDFYGPAVEEAFRRVERALAACGLPDGAAEGPPRRWLAGQLLRGNTEALDELDPARREELKRESALIRAAYQGDLDTDLAWERYAFAQRVARKVVRKPGREAPDLTQRVDEIVTHRWFSFPVMLAALGAILSITMFGAEPLSEALEAFFVWFAGAAAAFMLTVNAPYWISGPLVEGLIVGVGTVIAVMLPTMAIFFILFALLEDSGFIPRIAFNMDRPMQAVGSQGKHCLTCMMGYGCNIPGVMSARILEGNHRLMAVITNSLIPCNGRIGIILPLSILFFGVAGILVVGALFLISMGTVMASTLLLSRTVLKGRSPSFAMELPPYRKPQFGRVVMRTLRERVLHVLVRAASVAAPITVLIWFMSNYPAGGGFEHTLTGRMSAGLEPAGRFLGLDGGILTAILFAFPAKEIVIGSLAITNGLAADLSGSVLIEEVLAANWSTLTAFNFLLFYMLCMPCAYTGVMIYRETRSARWTAWAMLLPLSWAVLLTFIAHRLGILLGLG from the coding sequence TTGCGCGACCCTCAGGTCCGGGAGGAAGCGCACGCCTCCGGACGGCGGCACTCGCTCTCCATCGCTCTGGCCGGAAACCCCAATATCGGCAAGAGCACGCTTTTTAACGAACTGACCGGTTTGCGACAGTATGTGGGGAACTGGCCCGGCAAAACGGTGGCGCGGGCCGAGGGCTTCCGGAGATACCGGAACGAGTACCTGCGGCTGGTCGACTTGCCGGGCACTTACAGCCTCTTGTCCACCTCGCAGGACGAGGTCATCGCCCGGGAGTACCTGCTGAGCGGCGAGGCCGACGCGGTGATCGCAATGGTGGACGCCACCAACCTGGAGCGGACGCTGTACTTCGTGCTGCAGTGCCTGGAAATCCACGACCGGGTGCTGGTGGCCGTCAACATGATCGACGCCGCCGAACAAGGCGGCCTGATCATCGACACCGCCGGGCTTTCCCGCCTTCTGGGAGTGCCGGTCGTGGCCACCGCCGCGGCGCGGCGGAGGGGTCTGGATGAACTGGTGCTGCGGGCTGTCGATCTGGCCCGCGGGCACCACCCCCCGCCCAGACGTGATTTCTACGGACCGGCGGTTGAAGAGGCGTTCCGACGGGTGGAACGGGCGCTCGCCGCCTGCGGCCTGCCGGACGGGGCGGCAGAGGGGCCCCCGCGGCGCTGGCTGGCCGGACAGCTGTTGCGGGGAAACACGGAGGCGCTGGACGAATTGGACCCAGCGCGGCGGGAAGAGTTGAAGCGGGAGTCGGCCCTGATCAGGGCTGCGTACCAGGGGGACCTGGACACCGACCTGGCCTGGGAACGGTACGCGTTTGCCCAACGGGTTGCCCGCAAGGTGGTCCGGAAACCCGGCCGGGAAGCTCCGGATTTGACCCAGCGGGTTGACGAAATCGTGACCCACCGGTGGTTCTCCTTCCCGGTGATGCTGGCGGCCCTGGGCGCGATCCTCAGTATCACCATGTTCGGCGCCGAACCCCTGAGCGAGGCGCTGGAAGCGTTCTTCGTCTGGTTTGCCGGTGCGGCGGCCGCGTTCATGCTCACGGTGAACGCCCCTTACTGGATTTCCGGACCCCTCGTGGAAGGGCTGATCGTCGGCGTCGGAACGGTTATCGCGGTGATGCTGCCCACCATGGCCATTTTTTTTATATTGTTCGCGCTGCTGGAGGACAGCGGGTTCATCCCCCGCATCGCGTTTAACATGGACCGGCCGATGCAGGCCGTTGGTTCGCAGGGAAAACACTGCCTGACCTGCATGATGGGTTACGGCTGCAACATTCCGGGCGTAATGTCCGCCCGGATCCTGGAGGGAAATCACCGCCTGATGGCCGTGATCACGAACAGCCTGATCCCGTGCAACGGGCGGATCGGGATTATTCTGCCGCTGTCAATTCTGTTTTTCGGGGTCGCCGGCATCCTGGTGGTCGGCGCCCTGTTCCTGATCAGCATGGGCACGGTAATGGCGAGTACGCTGCTGTTGAGCCGCACGGTGCTGAAAGGGCGGTCCCCGAGCTTCGCGATGGAACTCCCGCCCTACCGGAAGCCGCAGTTCGGCCGGGTCGTAATGCGCACCCTACGGGAACGAGTGCTCCACGTGCTCGTGCGCGCCGCTTCCGTGGCCGCACCCATCACGGTCCTGATCTGGTTCATGAGCAATTACCCGGCCGGGGGAGGCTTTGAGCACACTCTGACCGGCCGCATGAGCGCCGGCCTGGAACCGGCCGGCCGTTTCTTGGGGCTGGACGGGGGCATCCTGACCGCCATTCTGTTTGCTTTCCCGGCCAAGGAGATCGTGATCGGCTCCCTGGCCATCACCAACGGCCTGGCGGCCGATTTATCCGGATCGGTCCTGATCGAAGAGGTGCTCGCCGCCAACTGGTCCACACTGACGGCTTTCAATTTCCTGCTGTTCTACATGCTGTGCATGCCCTGCGCCTATACGGGGGTGATGATCTACCGGGAAACCCGCAGCGCCCGGTGGACCGCCTGGGCGATGCTGCTACCGCTGTCCTGGGCCGTGCTGCTGACTTTTATCGCCCACCGCCTGGGGATTCTCCTCGGCCTTGGCTAG
- a CDS encoding FeoA family protein — translation MSDTRQITLSRLGVRRKGIIRLVLSGSRRQRLLDLGLVPDTPIEALRRAPMSGPIAYRVRGFCIALRSSEADMILVEEVK, via the coding sequence GTGAGCGACACGCGGCAAATCACACTGAGCCGACTGGGAGTCAGGCGCAAGGGAATAATCAGACTGGTTTTGAGCGGATCCCGGCGTCAACGGCTGCTGGACTTGGGGCTGGTCCCGGACACCCCGATCGAAGCTTTGCGGAGAGCACCAATGTCCGGCCCCATAGCCTACAGGGTACGGGGCTTCTGCATCGCCCTGCGGAGTTCGGAAGCGGACATGATCCTAGTGGAAGAGGTGAAATAA
- a CDS encoding SpoIID/LytB domain-containing protein, whose product MPMLDKYKKLWPIGAVILVLVVGGAIFAATQMRTPGIPREIARGERQVPVLRVYDVEAGELRDMNFEEYVAGVLAGEMHNDWPDEALAAQAILARTFALKFIAEKDSKYEGAHISTDIEEAQAWDAGAVNERIRNAVAATRGQVAVHRNRFINAWFHAHAGGETATAREGLNWKGREPPYIQSVDSPDSDQAPADVKDWTATFSKSQVAQAVRDLGQDPGTIDRIEVVGRGPSNRVTRLRVGRAEVPGADFRIALGATELKSMRIHSIQMTGDQITFRGSGYGHGVGMSQWGAFEMANRGTPAADIVRYYFNNIRIEKLWD is encoded by the coding sequence ATGCCGATGCTGGACAAGTACAAAAAGCTCTGGCCGATCGGAGCGGTGATCTTGGTGCTGGTGGTCGGGGGCGCCATTTTTGCCGCGACGCAGATGCGGACACCCGGGATCCCGCGCGAAATCGCCCGGGGGGAACGCCAGGTGCCGGTGCTGCGGGTGTATGACGTCGAGGCCGGTGAACTCCGGGACATGAACTTCGAGGAATACGTCGCCGGAGTGCTGGCCGGAGAGATGCACAACGACTGGCCGGATGAAGCCCTGGCCGCACAGGCCATCCTGGCCCGCACTTTCGCGCTGAAGTTCATCGCCGAGAAGGATTCCAAGTATGAGGGCGCCCACATCTCCACCGACATCGAGGAGGCCCAGGCCTGGGACGCCGGCGCGGTAAACGAGCGCATCCGGAACGCGGTCGCGGCGACGCGAGGCCAGGTGGCCGTACACCGCAACCGGTTCATCAACGCCTGGTTTCACGCCCATGCGGGTGGGGAAACGGCTACGGCCCGGGAGGGTTTAAACTGGAAGGGGCGGGAGCCGCCCTACATCCAGTCCGTGGATTCGCCGGATTCCGACCAGGCGCCGGCGGACGTCAAGGACTGGACGGCCACCTTCTCCAAGAGCCAGGTGGCCCAAGCGGTGCGTGACCTGGGGCAAGACCCGGGAACCATAGACCGCATCGAAGTGGTCGGCCGGGGGCCTTCAAACCGGGTGACCCGCCTCCGGGTCGGCCGGGCGGAGGTGCCGGGAGCGGATTTCCGGATCGCCCTCGGGGCCACCGAACTCAAATCGATGCGCATCCATTCCATCCAGATGACCGGCGACCAGATCACCTTCCGGGGCTCCGGCTACGGGCACGGGGTCGGCATGAGCCAGTGGGGAGCGTTTGAGATGGCCAACCGGGGCACGCCGGCCGCGGACATCGTCCGATACTATTTCAATAACATCCGCATCGAAAAACTCTGGGATTAA
- a CDS encoding LAGLIDADG family homing endonuclease yields the protein MVEIAQLSDSGQKVFEARYAAKDEQGRVTETFEQAVHRLARTTALAEKAQDRAAWEEKFAASIGGLLFVPSTPIWANIGKTDRPWQPGACFVLAVEDSLESMYQTLKDTAMVFKSGGGVGYNFSAIRPRGSMVRSTKGQASGVVELIRLYDASSGMVMQGGVRRGASMGILNIDHPEIIHFINSKRGGDITHFNLSVGVTDAFMEALERDEDWPLVFNGEVHQTVPARELWDLITESAHACGDPGIIFLDRLQRDNPVPEKKINATNPCVTGDTWVTTGAGPRQVRELVGRPFEAIVNGKAYGTGKDGFFQTGTKPVVKLCTREGYTVRLTADHMILRVTDKTRYRLSQEWVPAADLKAGDQIVLHNHRPLPGWPGALTEGEGYLLGLLVGDGTLKKETAILSTWVKKQAVNGSGAGDGVDSVMQLVLQYTGKMRHRADFTGWDPVKGRNEYRFKSAGIKVLAERMGLGPGRKTATPEIEGASSEGYRGFLRGLFDADGTIIGEQQKGVSIRLTQSNRDLLGIVQRMLARLGIISTIYEGRRPAGLKSLPDGNGGNKEYHIKAQHELVISRDNISVFAERIGFGNSEKAGRLKSLLEAYKRDLNRERFTATVLCVEEDGIEDVYDVQVPGINAFDANGIVAHNCGEQPLSPGESCLLGSVNLARMLKPGRDGYVVDWELLRDTVRLGIRFLDNLIDVAEYPLEFIAEATRATRKVGLGYTGLHDLLIKMGLPYDAEEGRRFAGTVFKAVQDAALAYSRELAGERGCFPEWERSVFHPHEKRRNAACITVAPTGSVTTIAGCEGYGIEPIFAVAYTKDTDVAGSFEVFSPLFLEACERLGVSREVMSEVARRGGCQGVEGVPPELARIFKGAQEISPRDHILMQAEVQKYVCNAVSKTINLPNSATIHDIETCYRLAYELGLKGVTVFRDGCKQGVVTVGRKKRKPVPGELARGEIMPRPENAQGVTHRLDSGCGKIYLTVNYHPATGEILETFITTGSDGGCLIYTEATSRLISLAIRGGIPLEEIIGQLQSTHACPSYQLARGRGRQLSPGKSCASAIARKLIEIQTELARRCNGGEIPAPWGVRNPDTEPGPDRCEVCGLRMNRAEGCYVCPHCGFAKC from the coding sequence ATGGTAGAAATCGCCCAACTCAGTGACAGTGGCCAGAAAGTGTTCGAAGCCCGCTACGCGGCTAAAGACGAACAGGGCCGGGTAACCGAGACATTTGAACAGGCGGTTCACCGCCTGGCGCGCACCACCGCCCTGGCCGAGAAAGCGCAAGACCGCGCCGCCTGGGAAGAGAAGTTCGCCGCTTCCATCGGCGGCTTGCTTTTTGTCCCCTCGACGCCCATCTGGGCAAACATCGGGAAAACCGACCGCCCCTGGCAGCCGGGGGCTTGTTTTGTGCTGGCCGTGGAGGATTCCCTGGAGTCCATGTACCAGACCCTCAAGGACACAGCGATGGTGTTCAAGTCCGGCGGCGGAGTGGGATACAACTTCAGCGCCATCCGCCCACGGGGCTCGATGGTGCGGTCGACCAAGGGACAGGCCTCGGGCGTGGTGGAATTGATCCGCCTGTACGACGCCTCCTCCGGGATGGTCATGCAGGGCGGCGTCCGCCGGGGCGCCTCGATGGGCATCCTGAACATCGACCACCCCGAGATCATTCACTTCATTAACAGTAAGCGCGGCGGGGACATCACCCACTTCAACCTCTCGGTCGGAGTGACCGACGCGTTCATGGAAGCCCTGGAGCGGGACGAAGACTGGCCGCTGGTGTTCAACGGCGAGGTGCACCAGACGGTGCCGGCCCGGGAACTCTGGGACCTGATCACCGAATCCGCCCACGCCTGCGGGGATCCCGGGATCATCTTCCTGGACCGCCTGCAGCGGGACAACCCGGTTCCGGAAAAGAAGATCAACGCCACCAACCCCTGTGTGACAGGTGACACCTGGGTGACCACCGGAGCAGGGCCCCGGCAGGTAAGGGAACTGGTGGGCCGTCCCTTTGAGGCCATTGTTAACGGGAAAGCTTACGGGACAGGGAAAGACGGCTTTTTTCAGACCGGGACCAAACCTGTGGTCAAGTTGTGCACCAGGGAAGGTTATACGGTCCGGCTGACGGCGGACCACATGATCCTGCGGGTGACCGATAAAACCCGTTACCGCCTGAGCCAGGAATGGGTTCCTGCAGCGGACCTGAAGGCTGGCGATCAAATTGTGCTGCATAATCACCGGCCGTTGCCCGGCTGGCCCGGCGCTCTAACCGAAGGAGAAGGATACCTGCTGGGCCTCCTAGTGGGCGACGGAACACTGAAAAAAGAAACTGCCATTCTCAGTACCTGGGTTAAAAAGCAAGCGGTCAACGGCTCCGGGGCCGGAGACGGAGTAGATTCCGTGATGCAGCTGGTGCTGCAGTACACCGGAAAAATGCGTCACCGGGCTGATTTTACCGGCTGGGACCCGGTCAAGGGACGAAACGAGTACCGTTTTAAATCTGCCGGGATAAAGGTGCTGGCGGAACGGATGGGCCTGGGTCCCGGCAGGAAAACCGCCACTCCGGAAATCGAGGGTGCTTCCTCGGAAGGGTACCGCGGGTTCCTGCGGGGCCTGTTCGATGCGGACGGAACGATTATAGGAGAGCAGCAAAAAGGTGTCAGCATCCGCCTGACCCAAAGCAATCGCGACCTTTTGGGCATAGTTCAACGGATGCTGGCGCGACTTGGCATCATCAGCACCATCTACGAAGGGCGGCGTCCTGCCGGCCTGAAATCTCTGCCGGACGGCAATGGCGGTAACAAAGAGTATCACATCAAGGCGCAGCATGAGCTGGTCATCAGCAGGGACAATATTTCCGTATTTGCTGAGCGGATCGGTTTCGGAAATAGTGAAAAAGCCGGCAGGCTCAAGTCCCTTCTTGAAGCATACAAGCGTGACCTAAATCGCGAACGCTTCACAGCGACAGTGCTGTGCGTCGAAGAAGACGGGATAGAGGACGTTTATGATGTTCAAGTACCGGGAATCAATGCCTTTGACGCCAACGGCATAGTTGCCCACAACTGTGGCGAACAGCCTTTATCGCCGGGCGAATCATGCCTGCTGGGCAGCGTGAACCTGGCCCGGATGCTGAAGCCGGGCCGGGACGGGTACGTGGTAGATTGGGAGCTGCTGCGCGACACGGTGCGGCTGGGGATCCGTTTCCTGGATAACCTTATCGACGTGGCCGAATACCCGCTGGAGTTCATCGCCGAAGCCACCCGGGCCACCCGCAAGGTGGGCCTCGGGTACACCGGACTGCACGACCTCTTGATCAAGATGGGTTTACCCTACGACGCGGAAGAGGGCCGTCGTTTCGCCGGCACCGTCTTCAAGGCGGTGCAGGACGCGGCACTCGCCTACTCCCGCGAACTGGCCGGCGAGCGGGGCTGCTTCCCGGAGTGGGAACGGAGTGTGTTCCACCCCCATGAGAAGCGGCGCAACGCGGCCTGCATCACGGTCGCGCCCACCGGCAGCGTGACCACGATCGCCGGGTGCGAGGGCTACGGCATCGAGCCCATCTTTGCGGTGGCCTACACGAAGGACACTGACGTGGCCGGTTCCTTCGAGGTGTTTTCGCCGCTGTTCCTGGAGGCCTGCGAGCGGCTGGGGGTGTCCCGTGAGGTGATGTCCGAGGTGGCCCGTCGCGGCGGCTGCCAGGGAGTGGAGGGGGTACCGCCCGAACTGGCCCGGATCTTCAAGGGGGCGCAGGAAATCAGTCCGCGCGATCACATTCTGATGCAGGCCGAAGTCCAGAAGTACGTCTGCAACGCCGTCAGCAAGACCATCAACCTGCCTAATTCGGCCACCATTCACGATATCGAAACCTGCTACCGGTTGGCCTATGAACTGGGGCTCAAGGGCGTCACCGTCTTCCGAGACGGCTGCAAGCAGGGCGTGGTGACGGTGGGAAGGAAGAAGCGTAAACCCGTGCCGGGCGAACTGGCCCGGGGCGAGATCATGCCCCGGCCGGAGAACGCCCAGGGGGTTACGCACCGGCTGGACTCCGGGTGCGGCAAGATCTACCTGACTGTGAACTACCACCCCGCCACCGGCGAGATCCTGGAGACCTTCATCACCACCGGTTCGGACGGGGGCTGCCTGATTTACACCGAAGCTACTTCCCGCCTGATCAGCCTGGCGATCAGGGGCGGGATACCGTTGGAAGAGATCATCGGGCAGCTGCAGAGCACGCACGCCTGCCCGTCCTACCAACTGGCCCGCGGCCGCGGCCGGCAGCTTTCTCCGGGCAAGTCCTGCGCCTCGGCCATCGCCCGGAAACTGATCGAAATCCAGACCGAACTGGCCCGTCGCTGCAACGGCGGCGAGATTCCCGCCCCGTGGGGGGTCCGCAATCCGGACACGGAACCAGGGCCGGACCGCTGCGAGGTCTGCGGGCTCCGGATGAACCGTGCGGAGGGATGCTACGTCTGCCCGCACTGTGGATTCGCCAAGTGCTAA
- the gap gene encoding type I glyceraldehyde-3-phosphate dehydrogenase, producing MTLRIGINGFGRIGRCIFRIARRRPDVRVVAVNDLGDIKTLAHLLKYDSAHGNLRGQLRVDGDRIWVDDEETVFFSKSAPEELPWGEYGVDVVVESTGRFRSVQEASRHLAGGAPRVVVTAPLKGPGRTIVMGVNEQDYDPATDLVVSGASCTTNCLAPIAKVLGAHFKVRSSMVSTIHAYTNDQRLLDSAHSDLRRARAAALSIVPTTTGAAKAVGLVLPEYKGHFEGLSFRVPTPVVSVLDAVFQVEIPVTAEEVNAVLRDAAKTPPLQGILDFIEEPVVSCDIIRNTHSSIVDGLLTAAVDQLVKVVSWYDNEWGYACRVLDLAVHITR from the coding sequence ATGACTTTGAGAATCGGCATTAACGGGTTCGGACGCATCGGGCGCTGCATTTTCCGGATTGCCCGGAGACGTCCCGACGTCCGGGTGGTGGCCGTCAACGACCTGGGAGACATCAAAACCCTGGCCCACCTGCTGAAATACGACTCGGCGCACGGCAACCTGAGAGGTCAGTTGCGGGTGGACGGCGACCGGATCTGGGTGGATGACGAGGAGACAGTGTTTTTCAGCAAGTCCGCGCCCGAAGAACTGCCATGGGGAGAATACGGCGTGGATGTGGTGGTCGAGTCCACCGGGAGGTTCCGCAGCGTCCAGGAGGCGAGCCGGCACCTCGCCGGCGGAGCGCCCAGGGTCGTGGTCACCGCTCCGCTGAAGGGCCCGGGACGTACCATCGTGATGGGCGTCAACGAGCAGGATTATGATCCGGCCACGGACCTGGTGGTGTCCGGCGCCTCCTGCACCACCAACTGCCTGGCCCCGATCGCCAAGGTGTTGGGGGCGCACTTCAAGGTCCGTTCGTCCATGGTCTCCACCATCCACGCCTACACCAACGACCAGCGGCTGTTGGACTCGGCACACTCCGACCTGCGGCGGGCCCGGGCGGCCGCCCTTTCCATTGTGCCCACCACCACCGGTGCCGCCAAGGCCGTCGGCCTCGTCCTCCCCGAGTACAAGGGGCACTTCGAGGGGCTGTCTTTCCGGGTGCCCACTCCGGTGGTCTCGGTTCTGGACGCCGTTTTTCAGGTGGAGATCCCGGTCACGGCCGAAGAGGTCAATGCCGTCCTGCGCGATGCCGCCAAAACGCCGCCCCTGCAGGGGATTTTGGATTTCATTGAAGAGCCGGTGGTTTCCTGCGACATCATCAGGAACACCCACTCTTCAATCGTGGACGGGCTGTTGACGGCTGCGGTCGACCAGTTGGTCAAAGTGGTGTCCTGGTATGACAACGAATGGGGATATGCCTGCCGCGTATTGGACCTGGCGGTGCACATCACCAGGTAG